Genomic DNA from Mycolicibacterium helvum:
GCCTAAATCAGGCCAGCCGCGCTCTTGGTCGGAAGAAGTTGGCTGTCAGCCTGCTGGGCAAAGGTCAGTCTTTGCGAAATTGACCGCGGCGTCGGCCTGCGCGTGGCTGATCTGACCGGAGTTGGTGAAGTACCTCTGCGACAGCGTGTTGGGATCTGTGCCCCCCGCCAGCGCCTGGCAGATCGTGTGGCCGTCGGCGATCAAAGCCGCCTGGTCACCGGCGATACCGGCGCTGGTGAGGTCCTTGATGTAGTCGGCCTCGGCGTTGGTGATCGCTCCGGCAACAGGTGCGCCGATGAGCGCGATGGCCCCGGCGGCAGCAGCCGCCGTCAACAAACCTTTGATCATTGTCCGTCCCTTTTATGCATTGGAGTTACTGCTGCGGCAGAAGTTACTACGCTTTCAGCAGACTCGCAGAGAAAGCCGAAAGATTTAACGCGCACCAAGGCGGCGCCGATCAATCGGCTTTTTGAGGACATGAATTCAAGTTGTGGGCTGTGCACCCCCATTTAATCAATTCTCAACGAATTCTTGGCGCAACCTTGGGCTATTTGGGAACCGTGTCGTTCGTGCGGTCCGTTTGAGAGTTATGAACACCGCGATCGGCGCCCAGCTCATCGAGAGCTACCTGCGGACCCGGCAGGTGCGGCACTTCCGCGGCCATCATGACGACGAATACTTCTTCCTGGTGAGCGCCTACCACGGCCGTCTGCATGTGCACCTGCAACCGTGCGGGCCATCCGGGGCCGCGGCGCGGATCAGCATCACCGCCGCGCGCTACTACCCGGCCGAGCAACGCGCCCGGGTCGAGGCATTGGTTGAGCAGTGGAACGCCGCGGCCCCGCGGGTCACCGCCACGGTCTTCGAGTCCTCAGACCCACGC
This window encodes:
- a CDS encoding DUF732 domain-containing protein, coding for MIKGLLTAAAAAGAIALIGAPVAGAITNAEADYIKDLTSAGIAGDQAALIADGHTICQALAGGTDPNTLSQRYFTNSGQISHAQADAAVNFAKTDLCPAG